A region of Mesorhizobium sp. M3A.F.Ca.ET.080.04.2.1 DNA encodes the following proteins:
- a CDS encoding LysE family translocator — protein MPSTELLIAFLATTAIFAYIPGPAMLYAAAQTMARGRWSGLTAALGIHLGGYVHVFAAAAGLSVLFHAAPPLYLAVKLVGALYLVWLGVSMFRKRTDGDMALPAIERKSARRAFFESIAVEVLNPKTAIFFMAFLPQFIDASAAFPIWMQFIVLGTVVNLMFSSADIVCVLLAGAMIARLRRSGRAQRLMQRAGGAVLVGLGVHVALQKS, from the coding sequence ATGCCGTCGACAGAGCTGCTCATCGCGTTTTTGGCCACCACGGCGATCTTCGCCTATATTCCCGGCCCTGCCATGCTCTACGCCGCTGCGCAGACCATGGCGCGCGGACGCTGGTCGGGGTTGACGGCGGCTCTGGGCATCCATCTCGGCGGCTATGTGCATGTTTTCGCGGCCGCCGCTGGCCTGTCCGTCCTGTTCCATGCGGCGCCGCCGCTCTATCTGGCGGTCAAGCTCGTCGGCGCGCTTTATCTGGTCTGGCTCGGCGTCTCCATGTTCCGCAAACGCACGGATGGCGATATGGCGCTGCCCGCCATCGAGCGGAAATCGGCCCGCCGCGCTTTTTTCGAGAGCATTGCCGTCGAGGTGCTCAATCCGAAGACAGCGATCTTCTTCATGGCGTTCCTGCCGCAGTTCATCGATGCCTCGGCGGCGTTCCCGATTTGGATGCAGTTCATCGTGCTCGGAACCGTCGTCAACCTGATGTTCTCCTCGGCCGACATTGTTTGCGTCTTGCTGGCCGGCGCGATGATTGCGCGGCTGCGGCGCTCGGGCCGTGCGCAACGCTTGATGCAGCGCGCGGGAGGTGCCGTGCTTGTCGGCCTCGGCGTTCATGTTGCCCTGCAAAAGAGCTGA